The sequence below is a genomic window from Setaria italica strain Yugu1 chromosome IV, Setaria_italica_v2.0, whole genome shotgun sequence.
ATTTTGATCGCAATACCTTTTTGTGGGTTGAATTTAAGGTGATCCAAGATTCCTAATTTGATCATCAAATCGGCCTCTCCTATGTGCTGCAAATTATGAGTCCAGCCTTTGTTTTCAAAGTTAAATTTATATTTTGACTAATATTGATAAATTTTTCATATTATTGGTTGCATGTTTCATATGTCGATATGCCATTTATTTGCATGTACAGCAGTAATATATAGAGGAGCTGAAAATTGATCTGTTATTGTTTGCCCCCTTGGCCCTTGCACACTGGCTTGGTGCTTTCGCAAACATAAATTTGTTAGTAATGCTTGCTCCTTTGCTCGCTTTGCAGGAAGGTCTGAGACATAAGCTTCACGATCTCAAAGTCTACCAGTGGTAAGTTTTAGTTCGTTGCACCTTTGTGATGATGTTGCACAACCTAGTTTTATTGAATGCAGTATCATTTGGTTTATAGAGCTGAAAACAAGGATGGCAATAGCGTGACATTTGTTTTATCAGCATGCACTGTTTGCCAGCATGTTTTTGTACCTTATGTGGCTTTCTTGAGTCTTCAGTCGAAATCCATGTTGCAAATACTTGATACTTCCTTTGCCATATTTTACTCTTCCACAGCCTACGTTTCATTTCCATCATAAAGGGCAGAAGAACAGTGAAATTATGGGTGCTGATGTGAAGAAACTTGAGATAGCTATGGAAAGTCTTATTCCTGCCCTTATTTTGTTGGGCGACGTTTTAATATTCTCATGTGCAGTTAACATCGAAGCAAAATAAACCTTGACAAGCTAAACAATTGAGTTTTGTAGCTGCAAACAAATAATTGTCTGGCTTTTCTCCACATCTTAATATTGTAATAAATAATTATGCACTTATGTCCAACGCTCCGCTGATTCCCTTTTGCGATGCTCCTGAAACTGTTTCCTTCGTGACGCTCCTGAATATGTTCTCTCCCTTTTACAATGCTTCTGAAACTGAAATCATACTTGATTCTGCAGGTAGCAGTAGTTCTACTCCAGAAGAGTTGTGCAGCAAGGGAATGTTTCTTTCGCCTAACTTGCACGAGGAATCATTTTGCAGTTTTGGCCTTGTATTTTCTGTTGTTCTAGCGTTAAGGCAGTGTTTCATAAGAGGATGATGCCCGTGATTCATGCCAACGTGATGACTTGTGAGTTTTGGATGTTGATCTTAGGCAAATTTGTGCATAACTCCAGTAGTGGAAATTTTTGTGGATGGGGAGTCATGCTTTGTGGGCTGTGAAGACCTGAAGCACGTGGTGTTGGTCTGATTGGGCTGATGAATCTTTGTTATGCCAACTTAATTGCTACAGTACCAGTCTGCTCTGTTTCCTCTGTATAGTGCTATATGCTATCGATTTTCTTGATCTTCAGTGCTTGGCCGGTGCTTTTGTTCCTCGCCGTCGCAATGCGCCCCTTGCAGGAGCTTCGTTCGGGTGGGCATGTCGGGCCAGGCCGGCGACGGCGTTCAAGAGCAAACGCACGTCGTGGAAGACAGGTAGGTCACATCGCACCTCTGTACTTTCTGAATCAAGCGAGAAAGGCAGATTAATGTAGTCTGGCAAGTATCAAGTCAATGGGTTGACGGCGGCGAGGATTCCGGCGTCCCAGTTCACGAGGAGGTAGCCGTCGCGGCAGTCGTAGATGCTCCAGGGAGGGGCAAGTCGCGCGCGTAGTCTTCGGGATCCAGGAGCGAGGTGAGGGCGAAGTCCCCGCCGCGGATGGCCGCGTGCACGTCGCGGTCGCGGCGTTGGGCGGACTCGAAGGCCGGGAGGGCGTCGGGCTGGGGCTCAGcgcgcggtggagctcgcggaagcggcggcggaaggcAGGGGACGAGGCCACCGCGCGGCGCCACGCGCGGCGGGTGAGTGCGGCGCGGACGAGCGTCGCGAGGgtggggaggcggaggaagatctCGCCGAGGGAGTCAATGGTGGTGGTGTCGTCATGCGAAGGCTTGGATTGGTACtgaaatgtaatataaaaatatatatatatacttttgCAGATCTTCCTGCTAATACAACGATGCATCAATCAACGGCCGGTGactaagggcatgtttggttctttagtcgaTGGATTAAAGTTGGACTAAAGTTTTAGTCGctctttagtccatggactaaaggcTGTTTGGTTGGAGTGACTAAAACTGTCTAAAGATATTAAATGCTATAGCAAAAGGACTATTGTGCCCTCCTACCCGTTACCCCTCCCACCTTCCTGACGCCATTTTCTCCAGGCGCTGGCGCCATATTTTAGCTCCTCCGATCCAGCACAAGCAACGCCTCATCAGCACCTCAGGTCGAAGTAGCGCACAGGCAGCAAGCACATTAGTACCTCACAcaccgacttttttgttttttggccctttttgcgaaaaaatttcacaaatCGGCCCGCCGGGACACCGACTGTGCAAATCGAGCCTCGGCGTCGTGCCAGGACGCCTGGCGCCAAGGGATAACGTCTtacgccagccatcctggcgccaaggtccccacGCCCCGCCTCCGACGTGGCGGGCGCCGGCTGACGTGGCGCGGaggctcggcgccagccatcgtGGCGCCGAGCCTTTTACCATAACGGCACCTTCTGCGCAGTTTGGTTTTCAAACCGGAACAACCCGACGCCCGAGCCGCGCTCCagtccgccgctgccgccgccgccgccgcgctccagtccgccgtcgccgcccggctCGCTCGGCCGCCGCCCCNNNNNNNNNNNNNNNNNNNNNNNNNNNNNNNNNNNNNNNNNNNNNNNNNNNNNNNNNNNNNNNNNNNNNNNNNNNNNNNNNNNNNNNNNNNNNNNNNNNNcgccaagacgttataccttggcgccagccagcctggcgccaagccgagggtccattttcggaattggtttcgccaggggcctatttgtgaaattttttcgcaaaaagggccaaaaaacaaaaaagtccgCCTCACACACATGAATGCAGATCGCTAAAAACAAATATCCATGCGACAGAGCACCAGGCGAGCGCTCAACTCCCTGGTCAGCATCAGAAACAAATCTCCATGCGCACCAAACGCCAAAAAAACTATTATTGTGTCACATGTTTATACAAAAATTCATCCATACAAAAATTCCACAAAGCAACACACAAATCACCATTAAAAGTTCAAATCTATGATCTACTAAACAAACCATCGGCAATCCAATCACGGAATTCGTTCATGTtttgatcttcatctccatgatGTATACTTGACACATTACCATCAGAAGATGTTCCTTCGGTGAACGAAACATAGTTCTCATCATGATCAACCAAATCAAAGTCTGCATCCCATATAAAACTCTCtctaatgaaattgtgaagtgcCATGCACGCAATAATTATTTCGCTTTGCTTTTGCATAGGATAGCTAGGTAGGTCAAGCAatatcctccacttcatctttaaaaCTCCAAACGACCGCTCAATGACGTTACGAAGTGAAGAATAGGTGTAATTAAATAgttcttttttacctcttggcatTGGCCCTTGTCTAAACTCTGGCAGGTGGTACTTGGTTCCTTTGTACGGTGCAAGATATCCTGATCGTTTTGCGTAACCCGAGTCAACAAGGTAGAACTTACCTAAATATTCAATATACATTGGTTATGTATGTTACATGACAAGTGTCAAAATAGTAAGTCAACGCATAAAAGTAGTCATTACCTTAAGGTGGATGCGGATATTTGTCTCCAAACTTCTCAATGGCATCTTTGAACACCCTCATGTCATGAACTGCCCTTATTTCCTCAACAGCAAGTTCACAGTAAATATGGGTGTTTTCCTCAGACCAATCGGCCCTGTCATGATGGTTCTATAGCTGAAAATAAAATGTTACGCTACGCATTGCAATGTCAATCTACAAGAATTTATAGCAGAAAATAAAATGTATAACATGCAACCATTCACAATTGACAGTAACAAGCAACCATTCACCATTCAAAACCTATAACATGCAACCATTCACTGTAACATCAAGTGGATTGATAGTGGAGGCAATTACCTGGGAGGGAGTTTCAGTGCCATCGTCATCTTCTTCGTCACCGGCATCAACATCAAGTGGATTGTTAAAGCCCTGACCACCAGAGGAAGATGCACCGCGACCTCCTCCCAATCTTGCTCCCCCACGGCTGCCAGATCTTCCTCCACGCGAACCTTTGCGTCCACCTCGTCCCCCGCCCACGGCTGTCTTGGACCCGTGACCACGCCCTGCGCCACCGCCTGCTCCCACCCTCCCTGCAGGGGCCCGAAGAAGAAAGCTGCAGTTCCAAACCAACTGCAGCTCCCTGCAAGAATGCCTGGTACGACCCAATATTAATGCCTGGTACGACCCAATATTAGGGAAGGCACCACCCTCTGAGTTGAGGTCCAAGTGCTCCATGTGGCGCCGGGAAGCGGAcagggaggaggccggcggcgaagcAAACGGGCCGAAGTCATCCTCGTCCGCATCTTCCTAGGATGTGTGGAAGGTAcgggcaccggaagaagatccCTGAGACATGAAGTCCCTGTAGTGTCCAtggcgcggaggagcggcgggtgagttgggggtGGAGGAGCGGTGAGCGAGTTGGAGGCGAGTTGGGCCGGCGGATGGGTTGGACGCGAGGACCGGAGGCCTGGGTTGGGTGTCAAGGAGCGGCGGATCTNNNNNNNNNNNNNNNNNNNNNNNNNNNNNNNNNNNNNNNNNNNNNNNNNNNNNNNNNNNNNNNNNNNNNNNNNNNNNNNNNNNNNNNNNNNNNNNNNNNNGCTGCCGCTCTAGTGATAATTGTAAGTACAGTCCGCTCGAGCGGGGGCGAGCGGATCCGGCGGGGTGGGAATCCTTGGGGGGGCGGCGGATCTGGCTGGGGAGGGGGGTGGCCGGCAAAGGTGGGCGCCGCCGCAGATGGATcgagaggcggcggtggtgggttgggggaggagggggtgggaACTGTCGTGGGTGGGAGGTTGCGGACGGGAGGGTGCGGGGCAGTGGGGTAGGGCCCGTCAAAATGGTGttttaggaggttttaggaggggTTGGGATGACTACAAAGTTTTGAGCCTCCTAAAGATTTTAGTCCCTTTTTAGTCAATGTGTTTGGTAAACTAGTCACCTTTTAGTTAGTTTTTAGTGattaaaattttaggaggtggaaaccaaacaccccctaatttcGTGTCTTATTTTCAAATGTGGTGTAGCGCTTTTACCCCTTaatcttaggccctgtttggcatggctccaactccgggtggagctgctccactccagaactccacatggagccagctccgctccaaaactccagaacaaaaatggtgtgtttggctagatgggtgctcttagctccaaaaaagatcgatttcagtgtagattaccattgttgcccccaattaaggccccacttgtcatcctctctatcccatcttcttcttcccttttttCCACTACACTGTgctgcacacgggagacccttcacgggcggcggggtgggcggcgacaggGGCGGCgctgggtggcgacgggcgcggcgacgggctgggcagcgggcggcggggtgggcggcgacaggggcggcgacggggccggtCGGCCACGGGGACGGTGACGGGCGGGGCTCtagcggcgagtggggctcgggagaatagaatgaaacatttttttgtgtaaccagtggcattggtgggtaattacccaccaactccatgaggaggttcaaaagagaggtttctggagtagcaaaagaggtgctccaaaactccacctccatttgcactacagctccatggagttggcaactccatggagttttggagttggggtgtttggctgaattttttgatggagttgctggagtttaggagtggagccgtgccaaataGGACCTTAATGAATGATTAAGGTTGTGTTTGGTTTCGAGACAATATGATATGTGACGGTTCCGTACCTATCGTGGGATGGGATCATCAAATTTCAAGTATGTGGGACGGGATCGTCCAATTTATTGTGGGATAGGATCATCAAATTTCAAGTATGTGGGATGGGATTGTCCAATTTCAAGTAGTTTGAAAATGATGGGTCTATCCTAATTCTTTATTTACTCCGAGGGGTTGTGAGGGATGGGATCGTCTAATTTTAATTGGTCAAGAAGGATGGGTTCGTTTTAGTTCTTTATGTCCTATAATGGGTTGTGAGGATGAGATTAATAAGATTAACGGCGATTTTAACACAGTTAGCAACAACAACCATAATCCACATGTCATATTCTATCtattttctaattattttgCGGAGTATCATCTTCTCCACCGACCACCTGCCCCCACCCTGCTCCCCCATCCTCTTCCCCCATGTTGTTGCCCCATCTTCACTTTCCATTCCCCTTCCATCCCTAGCTCGCTCGAAGATGCGGACCGCGGAGCAGCTCGCCGAGCCCCCCCCGCCGAGCCCGACACAACCGCCGCGCACTCGCCCCGCTTGCCGTGGTCGTCTCGTCCTCTCGTCTCCAGCAGTCTCCGCCTACCAATCCCCCACAGAACGTGTGCTATCAGAGTCTGAATCTGCTACGGGAAGGAAGGGTGCGCAAAAGGTAGATTTTTAGCCCCACAAATAGTTTCCCTCCCCAGCTCCCTAATCATGTGTGATACACTCCAAAGGCAACGATGAAACGTCTCCGCATCGCGAcggccggcggctccggctGGTCCACCCTCCCAGGCGATCTCCTCGAGCAGATCTCCAGCCGCCTGTCCACCGACGCCGACCGCCTCCACGTCCGCCAAGTCTGCGCCCACTGGCGAGCCTGCACCTCGCCCCTGGCCGCGCTCCGCCCCTGGATCGTGGCCCGCGCGGGCCCGTTGCCCACGTCCGGTCACCCGGCTTACTCCGCCTggctcccccgccgcctccgccagcaGCGGATGGTGGGGgtgcgcgccgcgccggccgggctCCCCCACTGCCGCGGTGCGTCTCGTGGCTGGCTCGCGCTGGTCGACGACATCCGGTCGCCCACGCGGCTCGTTCTGTGGGATCCCGTCTCCGGCTCCGAGGTCCCGCTCCCGTGCCTGAGCCGAGTCACCCAAGTATTCCTCTCCGGCGACCCGCTCGGCTCGCCGGATTGGATAGCGGTCGCGAGTCAACGCGTCAGCACATTGGGCACCAAGTTGTTCTTCTGGCGGCCTGGGGACGCCGCCTGGAGCTCCCTGTTCGAGCAACCCACCGCCGGGGTCCCCAGCGTCGTGTTCCACGGCGGGAGAATGTTCTACATGGACTTGAGGCAACTCATCGCCGCTTACGACCTCAACCTCGGCGCCCCGAACCGCCGTCCCGCGAGTGCCGGGATGAGTTACTTCGGTCCCAAGGTGGACAAGCTCTGCAGGTGCGAGCGCTTGGTCCACCTCGTTCGTGAGGTGCTCATGGTGAGCTGCGACGGTGAGCTGCTGCTCGTGGTTCTGCGCGGTGCGACCGGCTCCCGGGGGGGTCGCcaacctccttcctctccttcgCAGTCTCGTCGGCGTGCTCGTCCTTTGCTGAGGTCTACAAGCTGGATTGGACTCCGAAGGGGACGCCGAAGATCGGTGAGCGGGTGACGGACCTCGGCGAGTACTCGCTCTTCTTGGGACTCAGCGAAAGCTTTGCCCTTTCTGCCAAGGAGTTCCCCGCTGTCAGGAGAAACCACATCTACTGTGTTGCGCGCCATTGGATTTACTATATTTACTATCAGAATCCTTATCATAAGCTGTCAGATTGGGCGTTCGTGTTCGATCTGGGATCAGACACTTTGAAAGGAATTCCGTACCCTGAAGAGCTCAGGGACGACGGGGCCAAGTGGTGGCCGTATTACTGGTTATGCCTCAGAAGCCCGCTAACGAAGAAGCAGCAGAACTGAGCACTGCagcttctatttggaaataCAATGCTATACTGTTAGGTAAATTTATTAAGGTAAGGAATTTCCTTTTGAAATTCCGAGTCACTGTTTAGAACAGAGTTCCTTATGACCCATTCCCATTGTCTAGTGCCCTCTCATAATGTATGTATGAATATTTGCTTTGCTCCTGGAATAACCCTCTTCTAGTGTATTGTTTCTAATTTCATAACTCTTTTGCTTGTTTTCATATCTGAACCACGTCTATATACAATCTGCAGAAAAACACTACTAGTACTAGTTGGCGTGCTAAAAAAACTTCTAATTTATTTTGTAAACAAGACATCTATCCCCTTGTTTGTGTTTATTTTACTTCCAGATCCTTATCTAGGGATAGGTCTGCTTTTCAATTTGAACATTTGACCACCTTTCTCCTTAATTCCTTGCTCGAGATCCAAATCTGGTCTCTGACAAAAGTGTGTCTGCATTATCATGGAGTTACCAGAAGGCAGGACACTTGGGTTTGTGTTGTTTCATATCTGATTAACCTTTTGCACTGACGATATAATACCTGTAATGAAAGAAGTTATTATAGAAGTTCAAGGTGCTGAGAAATGATATTCAGCATATCCAAAGACAGTTTAAAGATGGAGTAAAACAAGTATGTATCGTAATGATACACCAATGAGAAAACTGAGCAC
It includes:
- the LOC101769757 gene encoding uncharacterized protein LOC101769757, whose translation is MRTAEQLAEPPPPSPTQPPRTRPACRGRLVLSSPAVSAYQSPTERVLSESESATGRKGAQKATMKRLRIATAGGSGWSTLPGDLLEQISSRLSTDADRLHVRQVCAHWRACTSPLAALRPWIVARAGPLPTSGHPAYSAWLPRRLRQQRMVGVRAAPAGLPHCRGASRGWLALVDDIRSPTRLVLWDPVSGSEVPLPCLSRVTQVFLSGDPLGSPDWIAVASQRVSTLGTKLFFWRPGDAAWSSLFEQPTAGVPSVVFHGGRMFYMDLRQLIAAYDLNLGAPNRRPASAGMSYFGPKVDKLCRCERLVHLVREVLMVSCDGELLLVVLRGATGSRGGRQPPSSPSQSRRRARPLLRSTSWIGLRRGRRRSVSG